One Paracidovorax avenae ATCC 19860 genomic region harbors:
- a CDS encoding LysR substrate-binding domain-containing protein, giving the protein MPRIDRVLRSNLKLRHLQMLVALDQFRHVGRAAEFLSVTQPAVSKTLAEIERMFGLPLFERSTRGTEPTAAGASVVRFARSVLAGYERTRDEIAAEASGARGRTSVGAMVAATPVLLAQAVERLKARSPQVTVLIEEGDLTRLLPKLRLGELDLFVGRLEPGYASPDLETEALYDDPMVAVVRPGHPLARRRQPRWSDIAAQPCVLPPPWASLRVKLEQQFFAHGLHPPADIVESASFLSQITFVHQRGAVAFMAGTVARHFAQQGLVAVLRLPVPVELPPVGIIRMRGQEGTAVTEALVECLRERQN; this is encoded by the coding sequence ATGCCCAGGATCGATCGCGTACTGCGCTCCAACCTCAAGCTGCGGCACCTGCAGATGCTGGTCGCGCTCGACCAGTTCCGGCATGTCGGGCGTGCGGCCGAATTCCTGTCCGTCACGCAACCCGCCGTCTCCAAGACGCTGGCCGAGATCGAGCGCATGTTCGGCCTGCCCCTGTTCGAGCGCTCCACCCGCGGCACCGAGCCCACCGCCGCGGGCGCCAGCGTGGTGCGCTTCGCGCGCTCCGTGCTCGCCGGCTACGAGCGCACGCGCGACGAGATCGCCGCCGAGGCCAGCGGCGCCCGCGGCCGCACCAGCGTGGGCGCCATGGTGGCCGCCACCCCGGTGCTGCTCGCGCAGGCCGTGGAGCGGCTCAAGGCCCGCTCCCCCCAGGTGACCGTCCTCATCGAGGAAGGCGACCTGACCCGCCTGCTGCCCAAGCTGCGCCTGGGGGAACTGGACCTGTTCGTCGGCCGCCTGGAGCCCGGCTACGCCTCGCCCGACCTGGAAACCGAAGCGCTCTACGACGATCCCATGGTCGCCGTCGTGCGCCCCGGCCACCCGCTGGCCCGCAGGCGCCAGCCCCGCTGGTCCGACATCGCCGCCCAGCCCTGCGTGCTGCCCCCGCCCTGGGCCTCGCTGCGCGTGAAGCTGGAGCAGCAGTTCTTCGCCCACGGCCTGCACCCGCCCGCCGACATCGTCGAATCGGCCTCGTTCCTGTCGCAGATCACCTTCGTCCACCAGCGCGGCGCCGTCGCCTTCATGGCGGGCACCGTGGCGAGGCATTTCGCGCAGCAGGGACTGGTGGCGGTGCTCAGGCTGCCCGTGCCGGTGGAGCTGCCGCCGGTGGGGATCATCCGGATGCGGGGGCAGGAGGGGACGGCGGTGACGGAGGCGCTGGTGGAATGCCTGAGGGAGAGGCAAAATTAG